From Carettochelys insculpta isolate YL-2023 chromosome 22, ASM3395843v1, whole genome shotgun sequence, one genomic window encodes:
- the LOC142024954 gene encoding killer cell lectin-like receptor subfamily B member 1B allele C → MCPQWHRTALWAGWIGNILLMIAVIALGVFPLVSKKGPNSAAPGSDGTSSRDTAAAPGSTTDSSAHLERVRSQLCLPAQPGPAGGSGCKLCPMDWRLHRDKCYRDGKGLKTWNESRSDCARRDSQLPVIQDQEELESLFSLTQRGDQIWVGLSRPSPGENWTWLDGSRLDQSLLPVPDQAEGSSCGTMQGNQLLSETCGAAFNWVCQREAVLL, encoded by the exons ATGTGTCCTCAGTGGCACCGGACAGCACTGTGGGCCGGATGGATTGGCAATATTCTCCTGATGATTGCTGTGATAGCGCTGGGGG TGTTCCCCTTGGTGTCTAAGAAGGGACCGAACTCAGCAGCCCCTGGGAGTGacggaaccagcagcagagataCAGCGGCAGCCCCTGGGAGCACAACAGACAGCAGCGCCCACCTGGAGCGCGTCCGATCCCAGCTgtgtctcccagcccagcccggcccagcag GGGGCTCTGGGTGCAAACTCTGCCCCATGGACTGGCGGCTGCACAGGGACAAGTGCTACCGGGATGGCAAAGGACTGAAAACGTGGAACGAGAGCCGCAGCGACTGCGCACGGAGGGACTCCCAGCTGCCGGTGATCCAGGACCAGGAGGAGCTG gagTCCCTATTCAGCCTGACCCAACGCGGAGATCAGATCTGGGTGGGACTGTCCCGCCCCTCCCCGGGGGAGAACTGGACCTGGCTGGATGGCTCCCGGCTGGATCAGAGCCT GCTCCCGGTGCCAGACCAGGCCGAGGGGAGCAGCTGTGGGACGATGCAGGGGAATCAGCTTCTTTCTGAGACCTGCGGCGCCGCGTTTAATTGGGTTTGCCAGCGAGAGGCCGTCCTGCTGTGA